Proteins found in one Nostoc sp. NIES-3756 genomic segment:
- a CDS encoding WD40 domain-containing protein, whose translation MAGNYQTGAAFIAGGSLAGAGVSATVGGMGLAGGFGAVAVGTTPVVAAGAVAGVAAYGVWKAVTEVDTVAVSAMGIGAVGGVAFSGVFGGMGLVAPKIGLAFGIGTVPMAGIGAVVGLASYGIAKLLDESEVKETPAQVFERMEEKVLQMDYYSAAVRELKLFLSGEDLNRKFAALELEDELAALKAQVSNNSSTKTEPEVISLQTESSGRWRCIQTLKGHLAGVNAIAITPDGESLVSGSDDRQVNLWDLKTGKWLYTFTGQAEAVLSVAISPDGQQVVSGSVDRKISCWQLNTRKFLRTFFYSSSPYSHDGFVNSVAFSPDGKYIASGSTDGSIRIWGRYSGNLKQTLNGHKNSVLSVAFSPDGKTLVSCGVDKVVIIWDLNTWRQRYIITEHLGVVTTVVISQDSQTLISGSTDNTIKLWNLDTGKLLSTLTEHSASISCLAMSHDRTILASSSRDGIIKLWNLHNKQVIQTLDGLSPVAFSPDSKTLVSGGKNGTINIWMQTQNNANFSGDWWEVLGVDQNAHPQEVKFAYLQLARKYHPDINNCVTSESVMQAINQAYTAYNEQMNVIRFDV comes from the coding sequence TGGTTGCGGCTGGTGCTGTAGCTGGTGTGGCTGCTTATGGTGTATGGAAAGCAGTCACAGAGGTAGATACTGTGGCTGTTAGTGCAATGGGAATTGGTGCTGTTGGCGGTGTTGCTTTTTCTGGCGTATTCGGTGGTATGGGGTTAGTAGCACCAAAAATTGGGCTGGCATTTGGTATTGGTACAGTACCAATGGCGGGTATTGGTGCAGTGGTGGGACTTGCGTCTTATGGTATTGCCAAACTTTTAGACGAATCTGAAGTTAAAGAAACTCCTGCTCAAGTTTTTGAGCGTATGGAAGAAAAAGTCTTGCAGATGGATTATTATAGTGCCGCAGTTAGAGAGTTAAAGCTATTTTTGTCTGGAGAGGATCTCAACCGCAAGTTTGCAGCATTAGAACTTGAGGATGAGTTAGCAGCGCTTAAGGCACAAGTTAGTAATAATTCATCTACTAAAACTGAACCAGAAGTAATTTCTCTACAAACGGAGTCTTCAGGAAGGTGGAGATGTATACAAACACTCAAAGGTCATTTAGCTGGAGTGAATGCGATCGCTATTACCCCTGATGGTGAAAGTTTAGTCAGTGGTAGTGATGATAGGCAAGTTAATCTTTGGGATTTAAAAACAGGAAAATGGCTTTACACCTTTACTGGACAAGCTGAGGCAGTTTTATCTGTTGCTATCAGTCCTGATGGGCAGCAGGTTGTTAGTGGGAGTGTAGATCGAAAAATTAGTTGTTGGCAACTGAATACAAGAAAGTTTTTACGGACATTCTTTTACTCAAGTTCTCCTTATAGCCATGATGGGTTTGTTAACTCGGTTGCTTTTAGCCCTGATGGAAAATATATTGCTAGTGGAAGCACTGATGGTAGTATCAGAATTTGGGGACGCTATAGTGGGAATTTAAAACAAACTTTAAATGGACACAAAAACTCGGTTTTATCTGTTGCTTTCAGTCCTGACGGTAAGACGCTTGTAAGTTGTGGTGTTGATAAAGTTGTTATAATTTGGGATTTGAATACTTGGAGACAGCGCTACATAATAACTGAACATTTAGGAGTCGTAACTACAGTTGTTATCAGTCAGGATAGCCAAACTTTGATTAGCGGTAGTACAGACAATACAATCAAGTTGTGGAATCTTGATACAGGAAAATTGCTCTCTACATTAACAGAACACTCAGCATCTATATCATGTCTTGCTATGAGCCATGACAGAACAATCTTAGCTAGTAGTAGCCGAGATGGCATCATTAAACTGTGGAATTTACATAACAAACAAGTAATACAGACTCTTGATGGTTTGAGTCCTGTTGCTTTTAGCCCTGATAGTAAAACGCTAGTTAGTGGAGGTAAAAACGGTACTATAAATATTTGGATGCAAACGCAAAATAACGCTAACTTCTCTGGAGATTGGTGGGAAGTTTTGGGTGTAGATCAAAATGCACATCCTCAGGAAGTAAAGTTTGCTTACCTGCAATTAGCCAGGAAATATCATCCTGATATTAACAATTGTGTAACTTCAGAATCTGTGATGCAAGCAATTAATCAGGCTTACACAGCTTACAATGAGCAAATGAATGTAATAAGATTTGATGTGTAA
- the sppA gene encoding signal peptide peptidase SppA, with amino-acid sequence MNNFVKQTLASLLGTLFGLFIFAGVGTTGLLLLLFAAASSSSTGPVVKNKSVLVFDLSMNISEREPSAGEELQNRLSGVAQERMTLRSVLDSIEKAGRDKRIVGIYLDGTRGSNSLGFASLKEIRKALEDFRKSGKKVIAYGVDWSEREYYLSSVADTVALNPLGELEVNGLSSQPIFLAGALQKYGIGVQVVRAGKFKGAVEPFVLNKLSPENRQQTQKLLDDVWSEWRTTVGKSRKIDPQKLQAIADNQSSLEPTAAKSNGLVDQVVYNDEIVADLKKLTGSDKQDKTFKQISLRRYAQVPGEQFGINKDSKNKIAVVYAEGDIVDGQGEEGQIGGDRFARIFNTIRQDKNVKAVVLRINSPGGSAIASEVMQREIRLTRQSKPVIVSMGDYAASGGYWIATDSNRIFAEPNTITGSIGVFGVLFNGQKLANDNGITWDAVKTARYADSQTVARPKSPQEIAIYQRSVNRIYNMFINKVAQGRKLPTQKVAEIAQGRVWSGVAAKQIGLVDEIGGLNAAVEYAAKEAKLGKDWELKEYPRESTFEERFFGGVVEDVSVALGVEKLVNKPTDPLTTELQKLQQEFAILQRMNDPQGVYARLPFHLKIE; translated from the coding sequence ATGAATAACTTCGTTAAACAAACTCTTGCAAGTTTACTAGGCACTTTATTTGGACTATTTATATTCGCTGGTGTTGGGACTACAGGACTTTTATTATTGTTATTTGCTGCTGCTAGTTCTAGTAGTACAGGGCCAGTAGTTAAAAATAAATCAGTATTGGTGTTTGACTTATCGATGAACATCTCCGAAAGGGAACCTAGTGCTGGCGAAGAACTACAAAATAGACTCTCAGGTGTGGCACAAGAGCGGATGACCCTGCGCAGTGTTCTCGATAGCATAGAAAAAGCGGGACGAGATAAACGCATTGTGGGAATTTACCTAGATGGTACTCGTGGCAGTAATAGTTTGGGCTTTGCCTCTTTGAAAGAAATCCGCAAAGCTCTAGAAGATTTCCGTAAATCTGGAAAGAAGGTGATTGCTTACGGTGTAGATTGGTCAGAACGCGAATATTACTTGAGTTCGGTAGCGGATACCGTTGCACTTAATCCCTTGGGTGAATTAGAAGTTAACGGTTTGAGTAGCCAACCGATATTTTTAGCGGGAGCATTGCAAAAGTATGGTATTGGCGTTCAGGTTGTACGCGCTGGAAAATTTAAGGGAGCAGTTGAACCATTTGTTTTAAATAAACTCAGTCCTGAAAACCGCCAACAAACCCAGAAATTATTAGACGATGTTTGGAGTGAGTGGCGTACAACAGTCGGTAAGAGCCGGAAAATTGACCCGCAAAAACTACAAGCGATCGCAGATAATCAATCATCCTTAGAACCCACAGCCGCCAAAAGCAACGGTTTAGTAGACCAAGTAGTATACAACGATGAGATAGTTGCTGACCTAAAAAAATTAACAGGAAGCGATAAACAAGATAAGACATTTAAGCAGATTAGCTTGCGTCGATATGCCCAAGTTCCAGGTGAGCAATTCGGTATAAACAAAGACTCCAAGAACAAGATTGCTGTGGTTTATGCTGAAGGTGATATCGTCGATGGTCAAGGTGAAGAAGGGCAAATAGGAGGCGATCGCTTTGCCCGGATCTTTAATACAATCAGACAAGATAAAAACGTCAAAGCAGTAGTTTTGCGAATTAACAGCCCTGGTGGTAGCGCCATAGCATCAGAAGTCATGCAGCGAGAAATTCGCTTAACTCGTCAAAGCAAGCCTGTCATTGTCTCGATGGGTGATTATGCCGCCTCCGGTGGTTACTGGATAGCCACCGACTCTAACAGAATTTTCGCTGAACCCAATACAATCACAGGCTCTATTGGTGTATTTGGCGTACTGTTTAACGGGCAGAAACTAGCAAATGATAATGGTATCACTTGGGATGCAGTCAAAACCGCGCGTTATGCTGATAGCCAAACAGTAGCTCGTCCTAAGTCACCCCAAGAGATAGCCATTTACCAGCGCAGCGTTAACCGCATTTACAACATGTTTATCAATAAAGTTGCCCAAGGCCGCAAATTACCTACACAAAAAGTAGCAGAAATTGCTCAAGGTAGAGTTTGGTCTGGTGTAGCAGCAAAACAAATCGGGTTAGTTGATGAAATTGGTGGTTTGAATGCTGCTGTAGAATACGCTGCTAAGGAAGCAAAGCTAGGTAAAGATTGGGAGTTAAAAGAATATCCCAGAGAAAGCACTTTCGAGGAACGCTTTTTCGGAGGAGTAGTTGAAGACGTTAGTGTTGCTTTAGGGGTTGAGAAGTTAGTCAATAAACCAACTGATCCATTAACAACGGAATTGCAGAAATTACAACAAGAATTTGCAATTTTGCAGAGAATGAACGACCCTCAAGGTGTATATGCGCGGTTGCCTTTTCACCTAAAAATTGAGTAA